The following proteins are co-located in the Wenzhouxiangella marina genome:
- the hemP gene encoding hemin uptake protein HemP: MAELDRDPRSIEARDKHEQALREIDSRLLLGSHGRVLILHDGRRYELRETRFGKLILTR; this comes from the coding sequence ATGGCTGAACTAGACCGCGACCCACGCTCGATCGAAGCCCGCGACAAGCACGAGCAAGCGCTCCGCGAAATCGACAGTCGGCTCCTGCTCGGTTCGCACGGCCGCGTCCTGATCCTTCACGACGGCCGCCGCTACGAGCTGCGGGAGACCCGCTTCGGAAAACTGATTCTGACCCGCTGA
- a CDS encoding DUF6607 family protein, whose product MKNLLLILPASALLAACASTPPTPLNDSMLHSLPPAADREAILAMAGEYTVTFAFDETVALQPDYQRKPPKRSGAAEAVIVVENEPDRIVLQHLLLVGSDEGARVVKHWRQDWVWEAEQRLEFLDDQTWRMVMLDPEQTRGAWTQCVYEVSDAPRYCGTGRWNHRYGNPTWTSDRSWRPLPRREYTTRDDYTALNVENRHTITPEGWTHEQDNSKVLRVDGQSQGVLVREFGFNNYLVTEEVDFTPVYEYWNETREYWAKVRAAWQSRFDAGGVVLDTEVDGMPIIEGLFELADQARSDRMPSQADIDAVFEAWVRPLARPLANR is encoded by the coding sequence ATGAAGAACCTGCTGCTGATTCTGCCTGCCTCCGCCCTGCTGGCGGCCTGCGCCAGCACCCCGCCGACCCCACTGAACGACTCGATGCTGCACTCGCTACCACCGGCAGCCGACCGCGAAGCCATCCTGGCCATGGCCGGTGAGTACACAGTCACTTTTGCCTTCGACGAGACCGTCGCGCTCCAGCCTGACTACCAGCGCAAACCTCCGAAACGCAGCGGTGCGGCCGAAGCGGTGATCGTGGTCGAGAACGAGCCGGATCGCATCGTGCTGCAGCATCTGCTCCTGGTCGGCAGCGACGAGGGCGCTCGGGTGGTCAAGCACTGGCGCCAGGACTGGGTCTGGGAGGCCGAACAACGGCTGGAGTTCCTCGACGACCAGACCTGGCGCATGGTGATGCTCGACCCCGAGCAGACGCGCGGTGCGTGGACCCAGTGCGTGTACGAAGTCTCCGACGCGCCGCGCTACTGCGGGACCGGACGCTGGAACCATCGCTATGGCAATCCGACCTGGACCTCGGACCGCAGCTGGCGCCCCCTGCCCCGCCGCGAGTACACCACGCGTGACGACTACACGGCCCTGAACGTGGAAAACCGCCACACGATCACGCCCGAAGGCTGGACGCACGAACAGGACAACTCCAAGGTGCTGCGCGTCGATGGGCAATCGCAGGGCGTTCTGGTCCGGGAGTTCGGCTTCAACAACTACCTGGTCACCGAAGAGGTGGACTTTACGCCGGTCTACGAGTACTGGAACGAAACGCGAGAGTACTGGGCGAAGGTTCGCGCGGCCTGGCAGTCGCGCTTCGACGCCGGTGGGGTCGTTCTCGACACCGAGGTCGACGGCATGCCGATCATCGAGGGCCTGTTCGAGCTCGCCGACCAGGCCCGTTCGGATCGGATGCCGAGCCAGGCGGACATCGACGCCGTCTTCGAGGCCTGGGTGCGCCCCCTCGCCAGGCCTCTGGCGAATCGCTGA
- a CDS encoding sialidase family protein, producing the protein MLSRRVFLACLLLLPAGLWAQAVQVSGSGGFDYQADVIQPWGSSGERVAVFERLNPATLSGDLYLTRSSDHGASWTPPVAIVSGSANQRHASLVQTGVTQFQLFFLSNGSGGFRIHRASSTDLLDWTEHGPIELGWPNAGEINPQVIRRPDGVLLMVYHRLSGPAYIARSDDQGLSWDTHRIQISPGSAALPRLTYRPEDGMHLLVYQTNPGNNQLELWARRTQDPAAWSEAPGRIVTDGNNHDAWPIVMRDGRFRVWWARVIDGSFQVVSSDSQSGAAWSPPVQRIERPGLANIQPRVLVLDDGLFDLYWGGASNGAGSDYDILRDRVLDDLRFSDRFATP; encoded by the coding sequence ATGCTTTCTCGCAGGGTCTTTCTCGCATGTCTGCTGCTCCTGCCCGCCGGGCTATGGGCGCAAGCCGTTCAAGTCAGCGGGAGCGGAGGCTTCGATTACCAGGCCGATGTGATCCAACCCTGGGGTTCGTCCGGTGAGCGAGTGGCAGTGTTCGAGCGCCTGAACCCCGCGACCCTGTCCGGGGATCTCTACCTGACCCGTTCCAGTGATCATGGAGCCAGCTGGACCCCGCCGGTCGCGATCGTCAGCGGCTCGGCGAACCAGCGTCACGCCAGCCTCGTGCAGACCGGCGTGACCCAATTCCAGTTGTTCTTCCTGTCCAATGGCAGTGGCGGATTCCGCATCCATCGGGCCAGTTCCACCGATCTGCTCGACTGGACCGAGCACGGCCCCATCGAGCTCGGCTGGCCGAACGCCGGCGAGATCAACCCGCAGGTGATCCGGCGCCCCGATGGCGTGCTGCTGATGGTCTATCACCGCCTGTCCGGTCCGGCCTACATCGCCCGCTCCGATGATCAGGGCCTGAGCTGGGACACCCATCGGATTCAGATCTCACCCGGCAGCGCGGCCCTTCCGCGCCTGACCTACCGGCCCGAGGATGGCATGCATCTGCTGGTCTACCAGACCAACCCGGGAAACAACCAACTCGAACTCTGGGCCCGCAGAACCCAGGACCCGGCAGCCTGGAGCGAAGCACCGGGACGGATCGTGACCGATGGCAACAATCATGACGCCTGGCCCATCGTGATGAGGGATGGTCGCTTTCGCGTCTGGTGGGCACGCGTGATCGATGGCAGCTTCCAGGTCGTCTCCAGCGACTCACAGAGCGGCGCCGCCTGGTCGCCCCCGGTGCAGCGTATCGAGCGGCCGGGTCTGGCGAATATCCAGCCGCGCGTGCTGGTGCTCGACGATGGCCTGTTCGACCTCTATTGGGGTGGCGCCAGCAATGGCGCGGGCAGCGACTACGACATCCTGCGTGACCGTGTCCTCGACGATCTTCGATTCTCCGATCGCTTCGCCACGCCTTGA
- a CDS encoding DksA/TraR family C4-type zinc finger protein, translating into MATGWARDGAVQDQIDATVDDAVRRARAKLASGPSRRDCEECGETIPEARRQAIPGVRYCVACQAELDEAEQGRSAYNRRGSKDSQLR; encoded by the coding sequence ATGGCCACGGGTTGGGCGCGCGACGGCGCCGTGCAGGACCAGATCGACGCCACGGTGGACGATGCCGTGCGCCGCGCGCGGGCCAAGCTGGCTTCAGGCCCGTCCCGCCGTGACTGCGAGGAATGCGGTGAAACGATTCCCGAAGCTCGGCGCCAGGCGATTCCCGGGGTTCGCTATTGCGTGGCCTGCCAGGCCGAGCTGGACGAGGCCGAGCAGGGTCGGTCGGCCTACAATCGGCGCGGCAGCAAGGACAGCCAGCTTCGCTGA
- a CDS encoding SixA phosphatase family protein, with the protein MADQFRRFLWLFLATALLAGGAELSAGTPACTDTAGTIVYLVRHAEKGDGENPGLTEEGQARAEALAHTLAEVHLDGIHVTELRRTGDTAAPTARTHGLEPVVHSVVGLDLEAHVQAIAEAVQREHCGGSALVVGHSNTIPAIVTALSGRPQAPMTEADYDGFFQVRLRPDRPSDVLLTHYGAPHRAEPDEGR; encoded by the coding sequence ATGGCCGACCAATTCCGACGCTTCCTCTGGCTGTTCCTGGCCACGGCCCTGCTCGCCGGTGGCGCCGAGCTTTCGGCTGGCACGCCGGCCTGCACCGATACCGCCGGCACCATCGTGTACCTGGTTCGCCACGCCGAGAAAGGCGACGGTGAGAATCCGGGCCTGACCGAGGAAGGCCAGGCGCGGGCCGAGGCGCTGGCCCACACGCTGGCGGAGGTGCACCTCGACGGAATCCATGTCACCGAGCTGCGTCGAACCGGTGACACGGCCGCGCCGACGGCGCGAACCCATGGCCTGGAGCCGGTGGTGCACTCGGTCGTCGGCCTCGATCTCGAGGCGCATGTCCAGGCCATCGCCGAGGCCGTGCAGCGGGAGCATTGCGGGGGCAGTGCCCTGGTCGTCGGCCATAGCAACACCATCCCGGCGATCGTTACCGCGCTCAGCGGGCGCCCCCAGGCGCCGATGACCGAGGCCGACTACGACGGTTTCTTCCAGGTGCGTCTGCGGCCCGACAGGCCCAGCGATGTGCTTCTCACCCACTATGGCGCCCCGCATCGTGCGGAACCGGACGAGGGTCGCTGA